In Halobaculum limi, one DNA window encodes the following:
- a CDS encoding cytochrome b, which yields MSLEKKDEYDHKNWLETKDLTPVEATFLTALIWVDKRLRIVDYLELLESLYYRSNLQMPKSHTEQYDLDNKFWYWYALYTLGFFSTLAYVVAAISGALLGFYYVPAVGAAGPGEASIAYEQIAFIMRDLQFGFMLRSIHRWSAQVMTAAVFLHMLRVYFTGAYKEPRELNWLLGIVLISLTMVFGYTGYLLPWDQLAFWAGQIGVEMSLSIPLIGEWVAQLLFGGFSLSQATLQRMYILHVFLLPFVVTTLIAIHIGIVWVQGIAEPH from the coding sequence ATGAGTCTGGAAAAGAAAGACGAATACGATCACAAGAACTGGCTCGAGACCAAGGACCTCACGCCGGTCGAGGCGACGTTCCTCACCGCGCTCATCTGGGTCGACAAGCGCCTCCGCATCGTCGACTACCTCGAACTGCTGGAGTCGCTGTACTACCGGTCGAACCTCCAGATGCCGAAGTCCCACACCGAACAGTACGACCTGGACAACAAGTTCTGGTACTGGTACGCGTTGTACACGCTCGGATTCTTCAGTACCCTCGCGTACGTCGTCGCAGCCATCTCCGGGGCCTTACTCGGGTTCTACTACGTTCCCGCAGTCGGAGCCGCCGGACCGGGTGAGGCGTCCATCGCGTACGAGCAGATCGCGTTCATCATGCGCGACCTCCAGTTCGGCTTTATGCTGCGTTCGATCCACCGCTGGTCGGCGCAGGTGATGACCGCCGCGGTCTTCCTGCACATGCTCCGTGTGTACTTCACGGGCGCGTACAAGGAGCCGCGCGAACTGAACTGGCTGCTCGGCATCGTGCTCATCTCGCTGACGATGGTGTTCGGGTACACCGGGTACCTCCTACCGTGGGACCAGCTGGCCTTCTGGGCCGGCCAGATCGGCGTCGAAATGAGCCTCTCGATCCCGCTCATCGGCGAGTGGGTCGCTCAGCTCCTGTTCGGCGGGTTCTCGCTGAGCCAGGCGACGCTGCAGCGGATGTACATCCTGCACGTGTTCCTGCTCCCGTTCGTGGTGACGACGCTCATCGCGATCCACATCGGTATCGTGTGGGTGCAGGGCATCGCGGAGCCGCACTGA